The Ficedula albicollis isolate OC2 chromosome 6, FicAlb1.5, whole genome shotgun sequence genome has a window encoding:
- the SFXN2 gene encoding sideroflexin-2, with protein MATVSLGFNIDSPRWDQSTFVGRLKHFFNITDPRTVLVPEEELDWAKALVEGCRAGLVPPGSSQEQLLYAKKLYDSAFHPDSGEKMNLIGRMSFQVPGGMAITGCMLQFYRTVPAVVFWQWVNQSFNAFVNYTNRNAASPISLRQIGVAYVTATGAALATAVGLNLYTKRAPPLLARWVPFAAVAAANCVNIPMMRQQEIINGITVTDENNNELGRSRRAAVKGISQVVLSRITMAAPGMIILPIIMERLEKFTFMQRIRVLHGPLQVLLCGGFLLFMVPAACALFPQRCSLALADLEPELRDSIVAKHGDKVPYVYFNKGL; from the exons ATGGCCACAGTTTCCCTTGGCTTCAACATCGACTCCCCACGCTGGGACCAGAGCACCTTTGTGGGGCGCCTGAAGCACTTCTTCAACATCACCGACCCTCGGACAGTGCTGGTGCCGGAGGAGGAGCTGGACTGGGCCAAGGCCCTGGTGGAGGGCTGCAG GGCCGGGCTGGTGCCACCaggaagcagccaggagcagctgctctatGCCAAGAAGCTGTACGACTCAGCCTTCCACCCTGACAGTGGTGAGAAGATGAACCTCATTGGGAGGATGTCCTTCCAGGTGCCGGGGGGCATGGCCATCACTGGCTGCATGCTCCAGTTCTATCG gacAGTGCCTGCTGTGGTTTTCTGGCAGTGGGTGAACCAGTCATTCAATGCCTTTGTCAACTACACCAACCGCAACGCTGCCTCCCCCATCTCTCTGAG ACAAATCGGGGTGGCTTATGTCACGGCCACTGGTGCAGCCCTTGCCACTGCAGTGGGACTCAACCTCTACACCAAG CGAGCCCCCCCCTTGCTGGCCCGCTGGGTCCCCtttgcagctgtggctgctgccaacTGTGTCAATATCCCCATGATGCGGCAACA GGAGATCATCAACGGGATCACAGTGACAGATGAGAACAACAACGAGCTTGGCCGCTCCAGG AGGGCAGCAGTGAAGGGCATCTCGCAGGTTGTGCTCTCCAGGATCACCATGGCAGCACCCGGCATGA TTATTTTGCCCATCATCATGGAGCGGCTGGAGAAATTCACCTTCATGCAG CGGATCCGGGTTCTCCATGGGCCTCTGCAAGTGCTGCTCTGCGGGGGCTT CCTCCTGTTCATGGTGCCAGCAGCCTGCGCCCTCTTCCCCCAGCGATG CTCCCTTGCACTGGCTGACCTTGAGCCAGAGCTGCGTGACAGTATCGTGGCCAAGCACGGGGACAAAGTGCCGTATGTCTATTTTAACAAAGGACTGTGA